From the genome of Neospora caninum Liverpool complete genome, chromosome III:
tgcctgtaCTGCCTGAGATCCATCATTAAAACGTCCGTTCCTGCCCTGTGCGCCTGCACGCAGGAGACGGCATTCTACAGCAGCGATCGAGAGGCCTGGGGGAAAGCGAGCAGCAACGAGGTCGTGCTGGCACAGAACTGGGCATGGCATCCGCCAGAGGGTACGGGTAGCGCGGAAAGGCATTATCACTCTGTTTTTGGCACGGTGCCCCCCTGAGTGGAACTGCCTCTGCGCCTGTATTAAGCGGGTGCTTTCTGGTCGAATGCCATGCCATTGACACGGTATCAAAAATCTGGAATGACGCTTTCTGGATAATCATGGACAGATAGTGGATTTAGCACGACTCTGTAGAAGGCCATAACTCCATTAGTACCTGTCACTTGTACCAGGGCGCACTTCCGCGGGAGCAGCGGGAGACGTCGCGTTTGTGTAAGCTCGGGTGTAGCCGTTAAGTGGCCCAGCAGGCAGAGTGGCAGATGATGCACTTTGACAAGCGACTGATCGTGTACCGTGAGGAATGGGATGTCCAAATTTTCCCCAGCACATTAGTGATTGGCCAACTCATAAAGTTGTTTCGAGGTGAGAAAAGTCTGCGTTCATGGGAATAGAAACTGGGAGAACATTCCCAAAAGGAGAGCTCACGCACTTGCCAAGAAGCAAACTTACACACAACTCACAGGGTCGTGGTGTCAATTACAAAGGCTTGAAGGGTTTAGATGTGCTCGAAGTAGAGAGCGCGGATGCATATGCGAAATCGGGTATATTTGTCGTTGACACGGATTACGGGGTCTTTTTGTGTGCCTGTAGTCTGACATCATGCTTGACGGGGACTCGAGATCTGGGCGGAACGGATGGAGAGGCGCACGCCCTGTCTCCGACAGGagctgcctcttctgctttTCTTCAGCAAGTGCGGCAGAAGCTCATGCTACCTGCTTCTGGATTAAGGCACCATGCTCTGAAAAAGGAGATGCGCGACATCGGCACATCGTCAAGTGTGGCTCGGGATGCTGACGCATACGCCACAACTGCGGAGGGCAGCCCCACCTCTGGTGCTTCAGGCAGGCGTCCGCATTCCTCTCGACAGGTAAGAACGGTGTGTTCTAAACCAATCCACGCATACCGCGCCTTTGGTTTCTTCTGATCCCTCGAACCGTTGCGTACTTACATGTAAGGCCACAGCAAGGCGGTTGATATACTGGAGAACGCATTACCAGTTCACATCTTGGACTAACGCTGTCTACATACGCCAACGAATGGATCTTCTTCCGAATAGAGCAGATTGGCGGGGCGCGTCGCACGCGTCCTTCGCGGAAACGTTGCCGCGGAGTAGTTACCCCTTGAGAAGGCCTCTCAATAACAGAGACCAAATGATGATGTGGGACAATGATCTTCCAGTGTGGAAGGCTGAAGTTTTTTTCTCTATCGTTTTGGGTCCAGCCATACACCGGGAAGGCTTTCGGTGTCACGGTAATTTAGGGGTCACGGTTAACATGTTTGACAGTGTGATGCCTCGATACAGACTATCCAGGAGAGGTCGCCGCTCAAGCCTGACATACTGTTGCGCCCGACGATATCgactgtccctctctcggccACTCCAAGCGGAATTCCTCACAGACCGCAGGAATGCGATCGACCTTCGGCAAaggaaggacgaggcagTACAGGCAACGCTGGCGTAGCCGTGGCTCTTCCCGACAACCTACGAAGTTCCGGGGGGTCAGTGAGATGTTCATTCGCCGAAAATTTTCATCTCGGTCCACAAATCGGCAAAGGCGCCTACGCCCCGGTTCATCTGGCGACACACAAGGTGAGGTCAGGCACTTGCAGTTTTAGGGATGTGGCCCAACTCGTGTCGCACGTGAAACTCTTGCCCTCTTGGTGGCAGCCGCCGTTAGGGTGTTAGTGGTTTCGGATTTATCCGTCACTGGAGGAAGTGTTGTTAGTTTCTTTGTTGTCGGCTAAATCTTATAGATTCGTATCTCATTATTCGTTTGACAagtctgcgcatgcatccacgGTATGGTGATTTTGGGGGTAAAGGAAATACGGTTCCGGCCTCCCACTGTGCCATTCCTGACCGCTTGTCCCAGAAAAGTGGCAACCCAGTGGCGGTGAAGATATACGAGGGTTTCCGGTCCATGAACAAGGATAGGAAGGCGGTCATCGTTCGGGAGATTCGAGTTATGCGGCGGCTCTCCCATGAGTCGATTGTGAAATATGCGGGCATCTACAACGAGGCCAAAGCACTCTACGTCCTCATGCAGTTTCTGAATGGGGGATCTCTGCACACACTCGTGAAGAACCATGAGCATGGCAAGCTcagtgaggagacagccagaaACCTCTTCAAACAGATTTGCAATGCGGTGAACCACATGCACGCCAGGAGCATTGTCCATCGCGATCTGAAGCTGGAGAATATTTTGCTCGATAGCACAGGTATGGCACACAGCGACCATTTCACAGACGCAGTTGCCCACGTCTGCTTCCGTGGTGCCTTTGGGGAAGAACTCACCTGCCTTAGCATTGCTAGCTGTTTTCACACGCAGTTATGTGGGTCCCGCCGCCTCATCCTGTTGGACTCTTCAATGGCTGCAACGTTGTCCTGTGAGCCCGTTTGTTGATTCTGCGCTCCGGGGCAAATTGCGAGTTCAGGCCGCATCAAAGTGATCGACTTTGGCTTCTCCTCTATTGTCAAACACGATGCCCGCTGCCGCATGCGCTGCGGGACGCCCTCATACATGCCTCCGGAAATCCTGTTAAAAAAGGAATACGACGGTTTTGCCGCCGACATCTGGTCTCTCGGGGTCGTTCTATACGCAATGCTGCATGGCGGATACCCGTTCAGGGGGAATGGCCTCAAGTGAGGCATAAGCGTTGCGACATGTGCTGGATACGGATGCTGCACAACTGCAATGAAGCGTCCATCCCCACGTGACCCCACGATGTGTCCGTAGTAAACCACGTGCAAAGCTGATACAGGAAGAGCAAAGGCATCTTGTGATGGGCGTCGCGAGCTCGTACGGAAGCGACGCCCGCGTTTCGGCTGACCCTACACACAGCGGAGGCAGGCGGGGGCAGGCGACGGCCGCACCCGTGCTATAAAGCGCAGATGCACGATGCAAAATCAAGTTCAGTTTCAGGAACTGGGAGTGGTAGTGCAAAAGTCGAGAAGCTCATAACCACTCTGTAACCTGCAGTCAACGCGCACCA
Proteins encoded in this window:
- a CDS encoding putative protein kinase, with amino-acid sequence MHPRYGDFGGKGNTVPASHCAIPDRLSQKSGNPVAVKIYEGFRSMNKDRKAVIVREIRVMRRLSHESIVKYAGIYNEAKALYVLMQFLNGGSLHTLVKNHEHGKLSEETARNLFKQICNAVNHMHARSIVHRDLKLENILLDSTGRIKVIDFGFSSIVKHDARCRMRCGTPSYMPPEILLKKEYDGFAADIWSLGVVLYAMLHGGYPFRGNGLKDLYAKILQGDFPLSMHLSDAAQQLLCGMLTLQPVDRLTIEEILCHPCALYRAKWLSGDSFWAPG